From Candidatus Cloacimonadota bacterium, a single genomic window includes:
- a CDS encoding adenylosuccinate synthase translates to MSSLTVLGCMWGDEGKAKIVDFLGANADVVARFQGGANAGHTIVLQGKKYVFHTVPSGILYPKTKCVIGAGTVIDPFGLKEEMRSLMEQGIDFSDRLFVDERAGLVLPLHKKLDGLKEEKRGAGKIGTTGKGIGPAYADQASRNGLRFGDLRHPEWLRERLTALYDSHDLNWEDPEAELSALQEVWEFLKPFAAQADLLVRQWYLEGEKILFEGAQGTLLDLSFGTYPFVTSSNTLSGATSVGIGFPPRWLDKTLGIYKAYVTRVGEGPFPTEIFDPTAEAIRKAGNEFGATTGRPRRIGWFDAVAARYTASLNGLAAIAVTLLDVLSGMEELKICTAYWLDGQKLPGYAFHHLDLARVEPEYLTLPGWDEDLGEFRKLEDLPPQAQDYLEAIQDLVEVPIEVVSVGKDREQTITVK, encoded by the coding sequence ATGAGCTCATTAACGGTGCTGGGATGTATGTGGGGCGATGAGGGAAAGGCTAAAATTGTGGATTTTTTGGGCGCGAACGCGGATGTGGTTGCCCGTTTTCAGGGCGGTGCCAACGCCGGGCACACCATTGTTTTACAGGGAAAAAAGTATGTTTTCCACACCGTGCCCTCAGGCATCCTCTACCCCAAAACCAAATGTGTGATCGGGGCTGGAACCGTGATTGACCCCTTCGGCTTGAAGGAGGAAATGCGCTCGCTGATGGAGCAGGGCATAGATTTTTCGGACAGGCTTTTCGTGGATGAACGCGCGGGTTTGGTTTTGCCTCTGCACAAAAAATTGGACGGTCTGAAAGAGGAAAAACGTGGCGCGGGAAAAATCGGCACCACGGGCAAGGGAATTGGCCCCGCTTATGCCGATCAGGCTTCACGTAATGGCCTGCGTTTTGGTGATTTGCGTCATCCGGAATGGCTGCGAGAACGGTTGACGGCTCTTTATGACAGCCACGACCTGAACTGGGAAGACCCGGAGGCGGAACTTTCCGCCCTGCAGGAGGTTTGGGAATTTTTAAAACCCTTTGCCGCCCAGGCAGATCTGTTGGTGCGCCAATGGTATTTGGAAGGCGAAAAAATCCTGTTTGAGGGAGCGCAGGGAACGCTATTGGATCTCAGTTTCGGCACCTATCCTTTTGTTACATCGTCAAATACATTGTCCGGCGCCACCAGTGTGGGCATCGGTTTTCCACCCCGCTGGCTGGATAAAACCCTGGGCATCTACAAAGCTTACGTCACGCGTGTGGGAGAAGGTCCGTTTCCCACCGAAATTTTCGACCCAACCGCGGAGGCTATCCGCAAGGCGGGCAATGAATTTGGAGCCACCACGGGCAGACCGCGACGCATCGGCTGGTTCGATGCCGTGGCAGCCCGCTACACCGCTTCCCTGAACGGCTTGGCTGCCATCGCGGTCACGCTTTTGGACGTTCTGAGCGGGATGGAAGAGCTGAAAATCTGCACCGCTTATTGGCTGGATGGGCAAAAGCTGCCCGGATACGCTTTTCACCATTTGGATCTGGCGCGCGTGGAACCGGAGTATCTCACGCTGCCGGGTTGGGATGAGGATTTGGGCGAATTTCGCAAACTGGAAGACCTGCCGCCCCAGGCGCAAGACTATCTGGAAGCGATTCAAGACCTGGTGGAAGTACCCATCGAGGTGGTTTCCGTGGGCAAGGATCGCGAACAAACCATAACCGTTAAATAA